CCACCACGGCCACCACGTCTTCCGGGCTCATCCGGAACTCTTCCAGAAGAAATACCGCGACCTGGGGCGAAAAAACCTGCTGGTCTGCACCCCGGACCTGCTTCTCAAGCTGCCCGGGGCCCGCCTGCAGCCCAATCTCGTGCCCCAGAACGATCCCCGATACCTGCCGCATCCGCGCCCGTCCGACGGCCGGGTGCGGCTTGGGCACTCCCCCACCCGCAAGGACTTGAAAAACACCGACGAGCTTTTGGCGGTCCACGCCCGGCTGGCCAGGGAGCTGCCCCTGGACCTGGACCTCATCGACGACGTCCCCCATGTGGAATGCCTGGCCCGCAAACAGGCCTGCGACATCGTCTTCGACCACATGCAGGGCTACTACGGCATGTCCTCGCTGGAGGCCCTGTCCCAGGGCATGCCGACCATCGCCGGGCTCGACGACTGGAACACGGCGACCATCCGGGAATTCTTCGGCGTGGACGAGCTCCCCTGGGTGGCGGCCCGCACGGCCGACGATCTGGAAGCCCGCCTGCGCGAACTGGTCGCCTCTCCGGACGAACGACGCCGCATCGGTCGGGCCTCCCGGACCTTCATGGAGACGGTCTGGAGCGAGGAGCGCCTCACAGCCGCCCTGTGCGATTTCTACGCCGCCTTGCGCTGATCGCGCCTCGCCCCGCCCCGGCGCCTCCTTCTTTTTTCTCAAACACGCCCTGCCAGCCGGAACATCCCGCAAGCCCGGGCGCGCACCATGTCCGGGCGACTCCGGTCGGCGCGGTCGCCGGTCCTATCCGAAGTCCATGCCGGAGTCCCGGTTGACAGGCCCGGGGTCCGGGATTATCTCACAACTGTTTGGCGACTTCGCCAAGGAGCTGCCCATGCACGAACTGCCCACCACACCACGGCCGACCACGGAAATGTTTGCCGAGCGGGCCCGGGTCATCAAGGCCCTGGCGCATCCCTCGCGGCTTCTGATTGTGGACGAACTGTCGAGGGGCGAGCGGTGCGTGTGCGAACTGACCGAGCTTGTGGGCCACGACATCTCCACGGTTTCCAAGCACCTGGCGGTGCTCAAGCGGGTCGGCATCGTGGCCGACGAAAAACGCGGCCTTCAGGTCTATTACCGCCTCAAGACGCCATGTGTGCTGAATTTTTTTGCATGCATCGAGAACGTGCTCCGGGACCGGTAAAAAATTTTTCGCCACTTCTTGGCGAAATCGCCAAGTACTGGCCCCCCTGGGGACACGCCAGGGCCGACCACGGGGGGGCAGGCGGGATGGTCGGACGGCGCGAGGGGTTCATGGACAAACAGTCCATATCGGACATCCTGGACAGTCTTCTCCAGGAAGAAACATCCAACTGCTGGCGGAGTCCGTTGCGAACGTGGTGCGACAATGAACAAATGCGATGCCAAGACCTGCGCCTGTGCCGATGAGGCGAAACCCATGGAAGAAATCCGTCCGCAAAATAACGCGCGTCTCCTGAAGTACCTGGCGGCGCTCGTGCCGTCGCTGGTCCTGTGGTGGCTGGTGTACGGCCAGTTGGCCGCCGTGGCCCGGCATCTGACCCAGGACGTGTTCGGCCTGGCCGCTGGCAGCCACGCCGCCGAGGCCGTGGAATTTTTCCTCTACGACACCCCCAAGGTGCTCATGCTCCTGACCCTGGTGGTTTTCGGCGTGGGCATCCTGCGTTCCTTTTTCACGCCGGAGCGCACGCGGCGGGTTTTGGCCGGGAGGCGGGAGTCGGCCGGAAACGTGATGGCCGCCCTGTTGGGCATTGTCACGCCGTTTTGCTCCTGCTCGGCCGTGCCGCTTTTTATCGGCTTCGTCACCGCCGGGGTGCCGCTTGGGGTCACCTTTTCCTTCCTGATCGCCGCCCCCATGGTCAACGAGATCGCCCTGGTCTTGCTCTACGGCCTCCTGGGATGGAAGGTCGCGGCGCTGTATCTGGCCACCGGGCTGTCCATCGCCATGGTCGCCGGGTGGGTGATCGGAAAACTGAACCTCGAAAACCAGATCGAGGACTGGGTTAGGGAGATGCGCTCGGACCCGAACCAGATTCCGGACACGCGGATGCCCTTTGCCGAACGGATCGCGGCCGGGCTTGCGGCGGTCAGGGACATCGTGGGCAAGGTCTGGGTGTATGTGGTCCTGGGCATCGCCGTGGGGGCGGGCATCCACGGCTACGTGCCGGAAG
Above is a genomic segment from Desulfolutivibrio sulfodismutans DSM 3696 containing:
- a CDS encoding permease, translated to MEEIRPQNNARLLKYLAALVPSLVLWWLVYGQLAAVARHLTQDVFGLAAGSHAAEAVEFFLYDTPKVLMLLTLVVFGVGILRSFFTPERTRRVLAGRRESAGNVMAALLGIVTPFCSCSAVPLFIGFVTAGVPLGVTFSFLIAAPMVNEIALVLLYGLLGWKVAALYLATGLSIAMVAGWVIGKLNLENQIEDWVREMRSDPNQIPDTRMPFAERIAAGLAAVRDIVGKVWVYVVLGIAVGAGIHGYVPEGFMAQIMGKGAWWSVPVAVLIGIPMYSNAAGIVPVVEALLGKGAALGTVLAFMMAVIALSLPEMVILRKVLKPRLIAAFAGVVGLGILFVGYLFNLLV
- a CDS encoding ArsR/SmtB family transcription factor, with translation MHELPTTPRPTTEMFAERARVIKALAHPSRLLIVDELSRGERCVCELTELVGHDISTVSKHLAVLKRVGIVADEKRGLQVYYRLKTPCVLNFFACIENVLRDR
- a CDS encoding glycosyltransferase, which codes for MRIVMIAENDPAGVGSLLRSALTRHTDHVCRLVTTQTRYTHNWEKDLHVPLLDAAGLDELATVLETADVFHFHMLADEHMPLGPLTAAPFMTNKAIVHHHHGHHVFRAHPELFQKKYRDLGRKNLLVCTPDLLLKLPGARLQPNLVPQNDPRYLPHPRPSDGRVRLGHSPTRKDLKNTDELLAVHARLARELPLDLDLIDDVPHVECLARKQACDIVFDHMQGYYGMSSLEALSQGMPTIAGLDDWNTATIREFFGVDELPWVAARTADDLEARLRELVASPDERRRIGRASRTFMETVWSEERLTAALCDFYAALR